The following are from one region of the Odontesthes bonariensis isolate fOdoBon6 chromosome 16, fOdoBon6.hap1, whole genome shotgun sequence genome:
- the LOC142401268 gene encoding uncharacterized protein LOC142401268 isoform X1, with protein MEHNAIQWLGAPSCQRGSYAFYKSVSSRAQPDGPVQVWKLGEFYFIRCGPQDPVCIAEVTLLWEDQTRRHLLASARLYFLPEDTPKGRTREHGVDEVLAVSRKMVVRVEDLAQWSCAEPTGWSSRPKPPPGGTNGLLKLLQISDGSGKTSDELLKDKTEGKIQVCQRPPLTDEDGLSEHQSIKVLSYPQYCRFRSLQRRIQDGARGAALRDPHLLALGGIKVLPNTRLMYCRDTFNHPTLESSACFSWQFSECRGGCPSLSLRGRPRKRRGRDIKDSPNSGQSESWIERMKENVMGSVEVGCEGSWLPHPDEQLFLDQLFAFMERSGSPIHKVPNLGFKKIDLFLMYSVVKRLGGYKKVTTDRLWKVVYNELGGCPGSTSAATCTRRHYERLMLRYEEHLRAGGAEFKIPESPTPPKPRGMRGRKPLPRGRKPGPKAKEKRAAIHAPLPPPAVESPNGTVVVKRGRGRPPGTRNKATLIAHAKLLAQQQNRAKASEPQTSLLPAKGRGRPASSSTHRPIQPAILPINMPLTPELSPMSTPFLPFQPKPQDLKPDRGESVAPAPSMLLSTLPRHFVGGSLSGFSPIKGVCPLDVFRSCISLQRGPESPALTPQDPTQHRSTIYTLQPKSGSPDTPHPSGDQLQPQPHPLHQQHNRCSGCNVDEGGQRGGSRDIRNRPPLPPLRVLPLNLDCSVQVCQLMRTRHLDSSQLQTFTRRLSEALSQDLSTKPPCSPITPPPEQALPLNLSKRFTPKRPSTEGPEPSRQTINGNTDQPLSKRSRTSLQEQAQDFSLGGLSSSGGGAGQEVEMKSQEEPADLSSPSRIRAFLLGLPPFKVKLEEDLNGMKFGKFPPSGSEVETQRTEAEKGEGTVAVKMEVKKEEDVEKEQTERINKLQKLEQKERDPSPCSGHGPGSVSGPAELMGAGPSHTDTHCV; from the exons GATGAGGTTCTGGCCGTGTCCAGGAAGATGGTGGTGCGGGTGGAGGACCTGGCGCAATGGTCGTGTGCGGAGCCGACGGGTTGGAGCAGCAGACCGAAGCCTCCGCCCGGCGGAACCAACGGCCTCCTAAAACTTCTGCAGATCAGCGACGGCAGCGGCAAAACATCAGACGAGCTCCTAAAAGACAAAACTGAGGGTAAAATCCAAGTTTGTCAGCGTCCTCCTCTCACCGATGAAG ACGGCCTGTCGGAGCATCAAAGCATCAAAGTGCTCAGCTACCCGCAGTACTGCCGCTTCCGCTCGCTGCAGAGACGCATTCAGGACGGTGCGAGAGGGGCGGCGCTCCGGGACCCCCACCTGCTTGCCCTGGGTGGCATCAAGGTGCTACCCAACACCCGACTCATGTACTGCAGGGACACCTTCAACCACCCGACGCTGGAGAGCAGCGCCTGCTTCTCCTGGCAGTTCAGTGAGTGTCGTGGGG GATGTCCGTCTCTCAGTCTTCGAGGGCGACCTCGAAAGAGGAGAGGCCGGGACATCAAAGACTCCCCGAACTCCGGCCAGTCAGAGTCCTGGATAGAGAGGATGAAG GAGAACGTGATGGGCAGCGTGGAGGTGGGCTGCGAGGGCAGCTGGCTCCCCCACCCCGATGAGCAGCTGTTCCTGGATCAGCTCTTCGCCTTCATGGAGCGGAGCGGCTCGCCCATCCACAAGGTTCCCAACCTGGGCTTCAAGAAGA TTGACCTCTTCCTCATGTACTCGGTGGTGAAACGGCTCGGAGGCTACAAAAAG GTGACGACAGACCGGCTATGGAAGGTGGTTTATAACGAGCTGGGAGGATGCCCCGGCAGCACCAGCGCCGCCACCTGCACCAGGAGACACTACGAGAG ACTGATGCTGCGTTACGAAGAGCACCTcagagcaggaggagcagaATTCAAAATCCCAGAGTCCCCCACGCCTCCGAAACCCAGAGGGATGAGAGGAAGGAAACCTCTTCCAAGAGGCAGGAAACCCGGACCTAAAGCCAAGGAGAAGAGGGCCGCCATCCacgctcctcttcctccccctgCT GTTGAGAGTCCAAACGGCACCGTGGTGGTAAAGAGAGGCAGAGGCCGGCCACCGGGCACTCGCAACAAGGCCACGCTGATCGCTCACGCCAAGCTGTTGGCTCAGCAGCAGAATAGAGCCAAGGCGTCGGAGCCTCAGACTTCTCTGCTTCCGGCTAAAGGCAGAGGAAGGCCGGCTTCCAGCAGCACACACAGG CCCATCCAGCCGGCCATCCTTCCCATCAACATGCCCCTCACCCCTGAACTGTCCCCCATGTCCACCCCCTTCCTCCCCTTCCAGCCCAAACCACAGGACCTGAAGCCGGACCGGGGAGAGTCCGTGGCCCCCGCGCCGAGCATGCTCCTCTCTACTCTGCCCCGTCACTTCGTAGGAGGCTCTCTGAGCGGCTTCAGCCCCATCAAAGGTGTGTGTCCTCTGGATGTCTTCAGGAGTTGCATCAGCCTCCAGAGGGGCCCAGAAAGTCCGGCCCTGACCCCTCAAGACCCCACCCAGCACCGCTCGACCATCTACACCCTCCAACCCAAAAGTGGCAGCCCAGATACTCCTCATCCCAGCGGGGACCAGCTGCAGCCTCAGCCCCATCCGCTCCACCAGCAACACAACCGTTGCTCGGGGTGTAACGTGGATGAGGGAGGCCAGAGGGGAGGCAGCCGGGACATCAGGAAccgcccccccctcccccctctccgggtcctgcctctgaacctggaCTGCAGCGTTCAGGTGTGCCAGCTGATGAGGACTCGTCATTTGGACTCGTCCCAGCTGCAGACCTTCACCCGCCGACTCTCTGAGGCCCTGTCCCAGGACCTGAGCACCAAGCCCCCCTGCTCCCCTATCACCCCTCCCCCTGAGCAGGCGCTACCCCTCAACCTCAGCAAACGCTTCACACCTAAGAGACCCAGCACTGAAGGACCAGAACCGAGCCGGCAAACAATAAACGGAAACACAGACCAACCGCTGTCAAAGAGATCCAGAACCAGCCTCCAGGAACAGGCCCAGGACTTCAGCCTGGGGGGCCTGTCCAGTtctggaggaggagcagggcaggaggtggagatgaagagCCAGGAGGAGCCCGCAGACCTGAGCTCCCCAAGCAGGATCAGGGCCTTCCTGCTCGGGCTGCCCCCATTTAAGGTGAAACTGGAGGAAGATCTGAACGGGATGAAGTTTGGGAAATTTCCTCCTTCGGGATCTGAGGTAGAAACCCAGAGGACTGAGGCGGAGAAGGGAGAAGGAACCGTGGCAGTAAAGATGGAggtgaagaaggaggaggatgtCGAAAAGGAGCAAACTGAGAGAATCAACAAACTTCAGAAGCTGGAGCAGAAGGAGAGAGATCCCAGCCCCTGCTCTGGTCatggtcctggttctgtttctgGTCCTGCAGAGCTGATGGGAGCCGGGCCCTCTCACACCGACACACACTGTGTTTAG